A window from Rhizosphaericola mali encodes these proteins:
- a CDS encoding Lnb N-terminal periplasmic domain-containing protein, whose amino-acid sequence MFAIPSQAQTRKLRISILTCAPGPELYSTFGHTAIRIIDSTQGSDIVYNYGVIGEVLNYDDPVFYIRFMRGKLKYMLDAYSYSDFLNEYQMEQRSVWEQELNLTEIEKQTILDRLTQNLIGANKFYKYDFWLDNCSTRPRDILLKTFPNIKITKPIIAKGTTPRMLIHNYLDKAGQSWSKLGIDLLLGSLMDKPIDDYGAMFLPDYFKLGLDNANIGNQKLVKSTSTVLNLPSPIEPSNNYAPLIFTIILAMAFVVVYYFFRKNIAVNNILDSLFLFLTGLLGVLLFVMWTCTDHTVCKENYNLLWAMPFNIIVAFSLIKNRKWHKAYFVVCFLLNIVLIGGWFWLPQQFNIALLPIILLITYRDAYRIISLQKRK is encoded by the coding sequence TTGTTCGCAATTCCTAGCCAAGCGCAAACTAGAAAATTACGCATTAGTATTCTGACTTGTGCGCCGGGACCAGAGCTATATTCTACCTTCGGACATACTGCAATTCGCATTATTGATAGTACTCAAGGCAGTGATATTGTGTATAATTATGGTGTTATCGGAGAAGTTTTGAACTATGATGATCCTGTTTTTTATATTCGATTTATGCGCGGCAAGTTGAAATATATGTTAGATGCATATAGTTACAGCGATTTTTTGAATGAATATCAAATGGAGCAACGCAGCGTATGGGAACAAGAATTAAACCTTACTGAAATTGAGAAACAAACAATTTTAGATCGTTTAACTCAAAACTTAATCGGTGCAAATAAGTTTTATAAATATGATTTTTGGTTGGATAATTGCTCCACACGTCCACGAGATATTTTATTAAAAACTTTCCCTAATATAAAAATAACCAAACCAATTATTGCGAAGGGTACTACACCAAGAATGCTCATTCATAATTATTTGGATAAAGCTGGACAAAGTTGGAGCAAATTGGGTATTGATTTATTGTTAGGAAGTTTGATGGATAAACCAATAGATGATTATGGCGCCATGTTTTTACCTGATTATTTCAAATTAGGTTTGGATAATGCCAATATTGGCAATCAGAAATTGGTAAAATCAACATCTACGGTGCTTAATCTTCCTTCTCCTATTGAACCAAGCAACAATTACGCGCCACTTATTTTTACGATTATTCTTGCAATGGCATTTGTAGTTGTATATTATTTTTTCAGAAAAAATATTGCAGTCAATAATATTTTAGATAGTTTGTTTTTGTTTTTGACGGGGCTTTTGGGTGTATTATTGTTTGTAATGTGGACTTGTACGGATCATACCGTTTGTAAGGAAAACTATAATTTGCTTTGGGCAATGCCTTTTAATATTATTGTTGCTTTTAGTTTGATCAAAAATAGAAAATGGCATAAAGCTTATTTTGTTGTTTGTTTTCTATTAAATATAGTACTTATTGGCGGTTGGTTTTGGTTGCCACAACAGTTTAATATCGCATTACTTCCCATCATTTTATTGATAACTTATCGAGATGCATACCGAATTATTTCACTACAAAAGAGAAAATAA
- a CDS encoding alpha/beta fold hydrolase, with amino-acid sequence MEEKYLEIEGEHVAYSIVKNSGPFLVLVHGYPEDQHIFQNQIAFLQENYSLIIPDLPGAGNSPFNENIATVEDYAKVLHTIISHENIEKVTMLGHSMGGYITLAFAELFPDFLSKFGMIHSTAVADSDEKIEGRFVAIENIEKLGVTNYCKNAIKSNFAPDFANKNETIIAQLISYAEKSTVESLQNFQSIMIQRKDRTKILNTGKPVFFAIGTEDKAAPLAQVIPQVSLPNISSVHIYPNVGHLSMFEAPDQLNQSIQTFLEL; translated from the coding sequence ATGGAAGAAAAATATTTGGAAATTGAAGGTGAACATGTTGCTTATTCTATTGTAAAAAATAGTGGGCCATTTCTTGTGTTAGTGCATGGTTATCCAGAAGATCAACACATTTTTCAAAATCAAATTGCCTTTTTACAAGAAAATTATAGTTTAATTATTCCAGATCTTCCTGGTGCTGGTAATTCTCCATTTAATGAAAATATTGCTACCGTAGAAGATTATGCAAAGGTTTTACACACGATCATTTCCCATGAAAATATTGAAAAAGTAACTATGCTAGGACATAGTATGGGCGGATATATTACTTTGGCTTTTGCAGAATTATTTCCTGATTTTTTATCCAAATTTGGAATGATTCATTCAACCGCAGTTGCCGATTCGGATGAAAAGATTGAAGGTCGTTTTGTAGCGATAGAGAATATTGAAAAATTGGGTGTTACTAATTATTGTAAAAATGCTATCAAAAGTAATTTTGCACCTGATTTTGCTAATAAAAACGAAACAATTATTGCCCAATTGATAAGCTACGCGGAAAAATCAACTGTAGAAAGTTTGCAAAATTTTCAAAGTATCATGATTCAAAGAAAAGATCGAACGAAAATTTTGAATACGGGCAAACCTGTATTTTTTGCCATTGGTACAGAAGATAAAGCGGCTCCATTGGCGCAAGTAATACCACAAGTTTCCCTTCCGAATATTTCTTCAGTTCATATTTATCCAAATGTTGGACATTTATCCATGTTTGAAGCTCCAGATCAATTAAATCAATCGATTCAAACATTTCTGGAACTATAG